A genome region from Setaria italica strain Yugu1 chromosome III, Setaria_italica_v2.0, whole genome shotgun sequence includes the following:
- the LOC101761710 gene encoding DNA replication licensing factor MCM6 encodes MEAFGGFFVDEKATRVENIFLEFLKRFKESDGAPEPFYETEMEAMRSRESTTMYVDFAHVMHFNDILQKAIAEEYLRFEPYLRNACKRFVLEHRAGENRAPIISDDSPNKDINVAFYNIPMLKKLRELGTAEIGKLTSVMGVVTRTSEVRPELLQGTFKCLDCGNVVKNVEQQFKYTEPIICVNATCQNRSKWALLRQESKFTDWQRVRMQETSKEIPAGSLPRSLDVILRHEIVEKARAGDTVVFTGTVVAVPDVMALTSPGERAECRREAPQRKSGGVQEGVKGLKSLGVRDLSYRLAFVANSVQVADGRREVDIRDRDTDGDDSERQKFTEEEEDEVVRMRNTPDFFNKIVDSICPTVFGHQEIKRAVLLMLLGGVHKVTHEGINLRGDINVCIVGDPSCAKSQFLKYTAGIVPRSVYTSGKSSSAAGLTATVAKEPETGEFCIEAGALMLADNGICCIDEFDKMDIKDQVAIHEAMEQQTISITKAGIQATLNARTSILAAANPTGGRYDKSKPLKYNVALPPAILSRFDLVYIMIDEPDENTDYHIAHHIVRVHQKREEALAPAFSTAELKRYIAFAKSLKPQLSSEAKKVLVESYVTLRRGDSTPGTRVAYRMTVRQLEALIRLSEAIARSHLERTVLPAHVRLAVKLLKTSIISVESSEVDLSDFQDAEDGTNVPSDNDAGQPAEADAAPQQQGAENDQAADNGKKKLVITEEHFQRVTQALVMRLRQHEESIMKDGDGLAGMKQGDLIIWYVEQQNAKGAYSSTAEVKEEVKCIKAIIERLIQREGHLIVIDDGAAAAAEDGAGARRTSESRILAVNPNYVID; translated from the exons ATGGAGGCGTTCGGCGGATTCTTCGTGGACGAGAAGGCGACGCGGGTGGAGAACATCTTCCTCGAGTTCCTCAAGCG GTTCAAGGAGTCGGATGGCGCGCCGGAGCCGTTCTACGAGACGGAGATGGAGGCGATGCGGTCGCGGGAATCCACCACCATGTACGTTGACTTCGCGCATGTCATGCACTTCAACGACATCCTCCAGAAGGCCATCGCCGAGGAGTACCTCAG GTTTGAACCATACTTGAGGAATGCATGCAAGAGGTTTGTGTTGGAGCACCGGGCTGGCGAGAACCGAGCTCCAATCATCTCAGATGATAGTCCCAACAAGGATATTAACGTTGCCTTCTACAACATCCCAATGCTAAAAAA GCTGAGAGAGCTTGGGACAGCGGAAATTGGTAAACTTACATCAGTAATGGGTGTTGTGACACGGACGAGTGAGGTGCGGCCTGAACTATTGCAAGGCACCTTCAAATGCCTTGACTGTGGGAATGTTGTGAAGAATGTGGAGCAGCAGTTCAAGTACACTGAG CCGATAATATGTGTCAATGCGACATGCCAGAACCGATCAAAATGGGCCCTTCTCCGCCAGGAGAGCAAATTCACAGATTGGCAGAGGGTGAGAATGCAGGAGACATCAAAAGAGATACCTGCTGGTTCGCTTCCTCGCTCCCTGGATGTCATTTTGCGGCATGAGATTGTTGAGAAGGCTAGGGCCGGGGACAC GGTTGTATTTACCGGAACTGTTGTCGCAGTTCCAGATGTAATGGCACTAACTTCACCTGGTGAGAGAGCAGAGTGTCGCCGGGAAGCTCCTCAACGAAAAAGTGGAGGTGTTCAAGAAGGTGTAAAGGGCTTGAAGTCCCTTGGAGTTAGGGATCTCTCTTATCGCCTTGCTTTTGTGGCAAATTCAGTGCAG GTGGCAGATGGCAGGAGAGAAGTGGACATCAGGGATCGGGACACAGATGGTGATGACAGTGAAAGACAGAAATTCACA gaagaagaggaagatgaggtTGTTAGGATGAGGAATACTCCTGACTTCTTCAATAAGATAGTTGATAGCATATGTCCTACCGTCTTTGGTCATCAAGAAATTAAGAGGGCTGTCCTTCTTATGCTTTTGGGTGGTGTTCACAAGGTAACGCATGAAGGGATCAACCTTAGAGGTGACATCAATGTCTGCATTGTTGGCGACCCAAGCTGTGCAAAGTCTCAGTTCCTAAA ATATACCGCTGGTATTGTTCCAAGATCTGTTTACACGTCAGGGAAGTCATCATCTGCTGCTGGTCTGACAGCAACTGTTGCTAAAGAACCAGAAACTGGTGAATTTTGTATTGAG GCAGGTGCTCTGATGTTAGCTGATAATGGAATTTGCTGCATagatgaatttgataagatGGACATTAAGGATCAG GTCGCTATACATGAAGCAATGGAACAGCAAACCATTAGCATAACAAAAGCAGGAATACAGGCCACTTTGAATGCACGAACTTCAATTTTAGCTGCAGCAAATCCGACAGGAGGGCGTTATGACAAGTCTAAACCACTTAAG TACAATGTGGCATTGCCCCCAGCTATTCTTTCAAGATTTGATCTGGTGTACATCATGATTGATGAACCTGATGAAAACACTGACTACCACATTGCTCATCACATTGTAAGAGTCCATCAGAAACGTGAAGAAGCACTGGCCCCTGCATTTAGCACTGCAGAACTGAAGCGTTATATTGCGTTCGCGAAGTCTTTGAAACCTCAG CTGAGTTCAGAAGCAAAGAAGGTTTTGGTGGAGTCGTATGTTACCCTTCGCAGAGGTGACAGTACTCCTGGAACCAGGGTTGCTTACAGAATGACAGTTAGGCAATTGGAAGCATTGATTAGGCTGTCAGAAGCTATTGCTCGAAGCCACTTAGAAAGAACT GTTCTCCCAGCTCATGTCCGACTGGCAGTTAAATTGCTCAAGACATCTATCATCAG TGTTGAATCAAGTGAAGTTGATCTCTCTGACTTCCAAGATGCTGAAGACGGAACAAATGTACCTTCTGATAATGATGCTGGACAGCCAGCTGAAGCAGATGCTGCTCCTCAACAACAGGGTGCAG AAAATGACCAAGCAGCAGATAACGGTAAGAAGAAATTGGTAATAACTGAAGAACACTTCCAGAGAGTTACTCAAGCCTTGGTTATGAGACTACGGCAGCACGAAGAGTCCATCATGAAAGATG GAGATGGTCTGGCTGGCATGAAGCAAGGGGATCTTATCATTTGGTACGTTGAGCAGCAGAATGCCAAAGGCGCGTACAGTTCTACTGCAGAGGTAAAGGAAGAAGTGAAGTGCATCAAGGCCATTATAGAG AGGCTTATACAGCGGGAAGGCCACCTTATAGTCATAGATGACGGCGCAGCAGCCGCGGCCGAAGACGGTGCTGGTGCGCGAAGAACATCGGAGAGCAGAATATTGGCAGTTAACCCGAACTACGTTATTGATTAG